ACCGCCCGGATGTTGGTCGCTGTGCTTCCCAGGAGCAGCCGGGCTTCGTGGCCGTCCTGCGCGAAGTTGTTCGCGCCGGTGGCCAGGATGTCTCCGCGAACATGCAGACGCTGCGTCGGCGCGGCCTCGCCCAGGCCGACGTTGCCCAGCAGAAACACCGCGTTATTGCCCGCCAGATCGAAAGGCGACGCGCCCTGCGGTCCAGTCGGACCGGGATCGCCTTCCGGCCCCCTCGGACCTGTCTGGCCCGGGTTCCCCATGGCCCCGGTCGGCCCGCGCGGACCGGCAGGCCCCTGCGGCCCGCGGTCGCCTTCCGGCCCGAGCGGGCCGGCGCCGCCGGGGTCGCCCATTTCGCCCATCGGACCCGCAGGCCCGCGCGGACCCGCAGGCCCCGCCGGTCCCGTGAACGGCTTTCCCATCTGCTCAATCTGGTCTGAAACCACTTGCTCGACCAGCGCGATCAGATCCGCGTCGGCGGTCGTGTCGGCGCTGTTTCCGTTCTTGTTCGGGTCGGCGTCAGTCGGCTGCGGGCAGCCGCCGATGAAGATGACAACGCTGAAGGCCAGCAGAATGCCGGCGAAACGAACGCGTCGCGGAAGCGACGGCAGGAGAAGGGACGCAGATGGCCGCGGCATGAGAGCACCTCCGTGTACTCGCGATTCGGATGTCACGCGAACGCGGGCACAAGATAGAGTGAGGGCAGCGAATTCGCAATGGTCAAACAGGAGCTGCAATCGACATGTGACGCGCGCAAGGCGGTCGAAAGCCGGGAGGCTGTTCGAATTCGTGCAGATCCTCAGCGCGTCGATGTAGCCGAAGACGATGCCGCAGCGGAATTGCTGGGCTTCGAGTACTCAGCCCAGCCTACGCGGCTGTTCGAATTCGTGCAGATCCTCAGCGCGTCGATGTAGCCGAAGACGATGCCGCAGCGGAATTGCTGGGCTTCGAGTACTCAGCCCAGCCTACGCGGCTCAGCCCAGCCTACGCGGCTGCTCGCAGAACATTGGCACACGTGCGCCCCGACATCACGCCGTCAGGCACTCGTCCAGGCAGCTGATGATGAAGTCGCAATCGTCCCGGCTCAGGCACATCGGCGGCTTCAGGCGAATCACGTTTCCATACAACCCGCCCTTGCCCAGCAGCAGGCCGCGGTCCTTCGCCTTTTCGACGATCGCGGCGGTCTCTGCGCCGGCCGGCTCTTTCGACGCGCGGTCTTTCACCAGCTCGACGCCCAGCATCAGCCCCAGACCGCGGACCTCGCCGATCAGCGCGTGACGCGCCTGCAACTCGAGCAGCCCGCTTTTCAGATAGGCGCCCAGCTCCCGGGCGCGCTGCTGAATCTTCTCCTCGTCGATGACCTCCAGCGTCGCCAACCCCGCCGCCATCGAGACCGGGTTTCCGCCGAAGGTGTTGAAGTGAATCCGCTTCTTCATCTGCGCCGCGATTTCGGGGCGCGTCGTGCAGGCACCCAGCGCCGCCCCGTTGCCGATGCCCTTGGCCATCGTCACAAAATCCGGGACGACGCCCCAGTTCTGATGCCCCCAGTAGTGCTCCCCTGTCCGGCCGAAGCCCGTCTGCACCTCGTCCGCCACGCACAACCCGCCGTACTTGCGGACAATCTCGTAGACGATCTTGAAATACTCCGGCGGCGGCGTGACCGCGCCGCCGACGCCCTGAATCGGCTCGGCGATGAACGCCGCCACCTCACCGCTGGTTTCGTAGCGGATCGAGTCTTCGACGCTTTTGGCGCACTTGAGCTCGCACGACGGATAGGTGAGTCCGAACGGGCAGCGATAACAGTAGGGCGCGGGGACGTGCTTCACGCCGGCGGGCGGCGCGATGGGATACTTCCACGTTCCGACCGCGGTCAGGCCCATCGTCGCCTGCGAGCCGCCATGATAGCAGTTTCGCAGCGCCAGCACTTCGTAGCGGCCCGTATGCAGGCGCGCCATGAGAATCGCCAGCTCGTTGGCCTCGCTGCCGGAGTTGGTGAAGTAGCTGGACGTCAGCCTGGCGCCGGGCGGCATGCGCTTGGCCAGTTCGCGGCCGAGCAGGGCGATGCCGGGATGCAGGTAGATCGTCGTCGTGTGGACCAGCCGGCCGACCTGCTCCTGCATTCGCTGCGTGATTTTGGGGTGGCAGTGCCCGACGGAGACGGTGACGATTCCTGCGATCGCATCCAGGTATTGCCGCCCCTTCTCATCCCACACGTACTGCATCTTCCCCTCAACAATGCAGATCGGCTCCTGGTAGTAGTGGAAAATGCCCGGATTCAGGTACTCGCGCCGCAGCGCCAGAATCTCCTCGCGCGACGGGCCGGCGTAAGGCGCCGGCTTGTGCGGGCTGACAGGAAGCGGTACGCGCGCAGGCGCGGCGGGCTTGTCATTCATCGGGGTCACGCTACGTATTGCGCGAGAAAGTTGAAACCAGCATGGCGCCCACGCCGCCCAGCGCCGCCAGCGACACCACCGTCACGCCGATCAGCACAATCACGAAGCGCCGGCTCTGCTCGCGAATGAGCGTGCCCAGGGCCTCATTCTGCTGCGACTGCGCGTCGTGCAGGCGGTGCAGGTTCTGAACCTGCGCGTTGCTGGCCGTGCAGAGATTGTCGATCGCCTGCGCGAAGCGCTGGAACGAGAGCATCATCTGCGAATCGCATTCCTGCGAGATCTCCAGGTGCCGCACCGCGGAGCGCAGCACCTCGGCCTGCGTTCCCATGGCGCTGTTCATGCGCGACAGCGCCTCGGACACCTTGCCCGCCTCGCGCCCGGCGCCCTCCACCCGCTCCACGATCGCCTTGACCGAAAGGTCCTGCGAATGCTGCGTCTGCGCGATCCGCTCCAGGTGATCCGCGACGCGCTCGAAAGACTGCGTCAGTTGCCGCCCGCGGTCGTCCTGCCGCGCAAAGTGCTCCTGCATTGCGTCCATCGTCCGCACCACGCGGTCGAAGCCGTCGCGAAGCTGAGCGCTCTCGCGCTTCCACGGCAAGAGCGAGGACTTCGCCGGCAACTCATCGGCCGTGTCCACCGAGTCGTGCGGCGGGAGTTCGGGCAGCTCATCCGGCCCGTTCAGAAGCCCGCCGTTGGCCGCACGGGTGGTCATGCCCCCGCGGAACAGGTTGCTCATGCGTTGCCAGAACGAGACTTGTGCGGGCATCGACGAACCTCCATGCGAGCTTCACCGGCTGCGACGGGGCGCGCGACCATCCGTGATCGCGCTCAAATCGATTCCAAGGGTCCAAGATGGGGCCGCGACGACCGCCACCAATGCTCAAATCATACTGGAGAAAAGCCGGAATTGCGAGCACCCCGGCCGCTGAGCCGGGGCGTGCGGGCCTTTGAGCCTTCGGGTGGAACGGGCATCTTGCCCGTTCCTGAGACCGCGAGGACGGGCGAGACGGCCGTCCCACCCTAATTCACAAGCTCCCTGGCGTGCAGTCGGGCGGGACGCCCGCACTCCCCGAACGGGCCTCGGTGCTTACGGGGCCGGAAAGCGGTGATGGAGCCGCTGCATCAGCTTGCGGAACTGCTCGAAATCCAGCGCCTGCGGCCCGTCGGAAAGCGCCTTGGCCGGCTCGGGGTGGATTTCGACCATCACGCCCTGCGCCCCAGCCGCCAGCGCCGCCTCCGTCATCGACGGCACCCAGCGCCACGTGCCGCAGGCGTGGGACGGATCGACGATAATCGGCAGATGCGTCAGCTCGCGCACCACCGGAACCGCCGACAGATCCAGCGTGTTCCGCGTGGCGGTCTCGAAGGTGCGGATGCCGCGCTCGCAGAGGATCACCTGCTGATTGCCGTGCGCCAGGATGTACTCGGCCGCTGCCAGCCATTCGTCGATCGACGCCATCATGCCGCGCTTCAGGATGACGGGCCGGTCGATGCGGCCGACTTCCTTCAGCAGCGAGAAATTCTGCATGTTCCGCGCGCCGAGCTGAATCACGTCCGCGCGCTCCGCGACCGCCTGCAAGTCAGCCGGATGCATCACCTCCGTCACGATCGGCAGTCCATGCGTCCGCCCGGCCTCCTCCAGCAGCGCCAGCCCTTCGTACCCCATGCCCTGAAACGCGTACGGCGACGTGCGCGGCTTGAAACAGCCGCCGCGAAGCAGGTGGCCGCCGAGTTCCTTGATGAGCTTCGCGCAGGCCATCACCTGCTCGCGCGACTCCACCGAGCAGGGACCGGCGATCAGCACGGGCGTCGCGCCGCCCACGGTCACCGGGCCGATGCGGAACTCCGAATCCCGCGCCCGCGTCACGCGCGAGGCCAGCTTGTAGGGCTTCTTGTGCAGCTCCTTCAGCACGTCGGGATGCGCCGCCGCCTCGTCGGTGGCGTCGTCCAGAATCTCCACCAGCGGCGTCACGGCCGCCTCCGGCACCGGCCGCGGCGAAGCCGGCTGAACGCTCCGCGTCGTCCGCGCCGGATAGGAGCCCAGCACCTTCAGGAATCCCGTATACGCCGAAAGCTGCTGCAGCGCCTTCTGCACGGCGGCGTCGGCGACGTTGCCCTCGAAATCGACGTAGAACAGATATTCCCATGGCGTGTTCGGCCGCGGGCGCGATTCGAGCTTGGTCAGGTTCAGGTGGTTGGCCGAGAACGCCTGGAGACAGCGTAAGAGCGCCCCCTCCTCGTGCCGCGTCGCGAAGATCAGCGACGTCTTGCACGCAATGCGCAGGTCGAACGCCGCCGGCGAGCGGGCCGCCACCACGAAGCGCGTGTAGTTCTCCTTCTGGTCGGCGATCTCGCGTCGTTGAATGTGCAGACCGTAAAGCCGGGCGGCCTCTTCGCCCGCGATCGCGGCCTGCGACAGGTCCTGATCGTCACGCACCTTGCGGGCTGCGGCCGCCGTGTCGCTGCATGATTCAACGTGGCAGTGTTTCATCTCGGCCAGAAAACGCGTGCATTGGTCGAGCGCCTTGGGATGCGAATAGATGCGGCGGATGCGCTCCAGTGGAACTGCTTCGAGCGTCAACAGGCAGTGATCAACGCGCTGCACTTCTTCGCCGACGATATGCAGGCTGCCGCGCGCGAAGATGTCATACGTCTCGTTGATCGAGCCGGCGGTGGTGTTCTCGATCGGCAGCATGGCGTACTCCACGTCGCCGCCAGCCAAGGCTTCCGCCATGTCGGCGAACGACGCCATCCCGCGATAGAGCACGCCGCCGCCGCGCGGACCGAAGTAACGCCCGGCCGCCTGATGGCTGTAAGAACCTTCCGCCCCAAGGTAGGCGACGGTCTGGACTTGCCCCCCTGCCGACGCCCCGTCGCTCGTCAGCAGCTCCTGCTGCCGGCGGAGCGAATGATCGAGAATCTCGCGGAACAGCCGCGTGACGTAGTGCTCGTCCAGCCCGGCGGCCCGCGCCCGTTCGACCAGCCGCGTCAGCAGATCCTCTTCCCGCTGCAAATCTCTCAGCGCCGCAGGGCCGGCGGCCTTCAGCCGCCCGATGTCCGCGATGAGGCTTTCGCGTTCAGCCAGATCGCCCACGAGCCGCGCGTCGATCGCGTCGAGCCGTTGGCGCAAGTCTTGCAGGTGAGCATCCATGGTCTTTCCTTGCTCCTGCATTCTATCGGCGCGGCGTCAACCAGGAGGGGAGCATCGGCGTCCCGCCGGTGCTTCCATCGGAGCCCCGCCGGGCGGCGCAGCGGCGTGCCGCCCGCCGGGAGAGTCGCATTCGCTCCGTCAGAACCCGCCGCGCCAAGCGGCGGGGTGTCGTTCGCGCCGCGACGTGTTCCGAAATGCCACGGATCGCACCCGTCTAAACCACGGCCCGCACACCCAATCGCCGCAGTACAACGCAAACCGCCGCGCTCAGAGCGTAATACAGCACTACGCGCAGCCCCAGGTGCCCTGACAGGTCGATGAACCGCCCCACCAGCACGTGCACCAGCGGGTGCATGACGTAGATTCCCAGGTTGAAATCAGCCAGCCGCGAAGTGAAGCGGTCCGGGCGGCCCGGCAACGCGATCGCGGCGCAGACCAGCGGCGTCGCCAACGCATACGGAATCCACGTGCCGCGCATTCCCGCCGCGATGAGCGGCACGCAGGCCGCCAGCGCCAGCAACGCGACGACCGCCAGGCACACTCTCGCGCCGGGCGCATCGCGACGCCCAAGCAGGTGCGCCGAACCGATCGCGGCGCCCAGCAGCACGCTGGGCAAAGCGAAACAGTACTGCCCGAGCGGATCCGGCAGCGCGATCGGGTTCAGCCCCAGCCCCATCAGCAGCGCCGCTCCCGAAAGCCCGAAGCCAAGCGCGACGCGCCGCGCGCCGGCGAAGCGCCACATCGCCGCCGGTGCAAGCGCAAGCGCCGCCGCCCCCATGAACGCGAACGGCAGATACCAGAGATGAATCTCCGTACCGTAGAGCGGATTGAGGCTTCGCAAGACGTCGCCGGCCGGATGCCCATGAGTCAGCGCCCGCGCGACACGCACGCCGGCGTACATCGCAACCCAGAACAGCCACGGAACCAGCAGCCGCTGCGCCCGCCGGCGCACAAATCCGCCGACCGGCGGCGCATGCGAGAGCGACACGACGTTCAGGGCGAAAAACGCCAGTAGGAATACCGGCAACCCCGCGTAGCCGATCAGCCGCCCGCAGTCGGGGCCGAGGTGAAACCAGACAATCCCAAAACACGCCGCAATTCGCAGCCGGTCAAGCTGCACCAGGCGCGGCGCGCCCGCGTGCGGCGTCGCGACGGCGGCGAAGCTCACCCCGTTTGGCGTTGCGGTCTGGCGATTCACACCCGCATCGTGACGCAAACCGGCCCGCGATGACAGGGGTCCGGCCGCGGACTGGAGCGCTGATTAATACCCGCCGCGCCAAGCCGCCGGTCGGCGCCTGCCCCGCACGACGCAGGTGCGACAACCACACGCCAGACTGAGCGTCGCCGCGCCCAGCATCCCGGCGCTCAGCCCCGCCCCGCACGGCGCCGGAACCAGCGGCGCCGTCGCACCGAAGACCTCGGCCTCAGTTGAATAATCGTCGTCGCGCGCCGCCGTTCGTGACGCCTGACTCGAAACGTGAATCCACGGGGGAAGGTCGTCG
The genomic region above belongs to Phycisphaerae bacterium RAS1 and contains:
- the dgdA gene encoding 2,2-dialkylglycine decarboxylase, whose protein sequence is MNDKPAAPARVPLPVSPHKPAPYAGPSREEILALRREYLNPGIFHYYQEPICIVEGKMQYVWDEKGRQYLDAIAGIVTVSVGHCHPKITQRMQEQVGRLVHTTTIYLHPGIALLGRELAKRMPPGARLTSSYFTNSGSEANELAILMARLHTGRYEVLALRNCYHGGSQATMGLTAVGTWKYPIAPPAGVKHVPAPYCYRCPFGLTYPSCELKCAKSVEDSIRYETSGEVAAFIAEPIQGVGGAVTPPPEYFKIVYEIVRKYGGLCVADEVQTGFGRTGEHYWGHQNWGVVPDFVTMAKGIGNGAALGACTTRPEIAAQMKKRIHFNTFGGNPVSMAAGLATLEVIDEEKIQQRARELGAYLKSGLLELQARHALIGEVRGLGLMLGVELVKDRASKEPAGAETAAIVEKAKDRGLLLGKGGLYGNVIRLKPPMCLSRDDCDFIISCLDECLTA
- the aroF_3 gene encoding Phospho-2-dehydro-3-deoxyheptonate aldolase, whose amino-acid sequence is MDAHLQDLRQRLDAIDARLVGDLAERESLIADIGRLKAAGPAALRDLQREEDLLTRLVERARAAGLDEHYVTRLFREILDHSLRRQQELLTSDGASAGGQVQTVAYLGAEGSYSHQAAGRYFGPRGGGVLYRGMASFADMAEALAGGDVEYAMLPIENTTAGSINETYDIFARGSLHIVGEEVQRVDHCLLTLEAVPLERIRRIYSHPKALDQCTRFLAEMKHCHVESCSDTAAAARKVRDDQDLSQAAIAGEEAARLYGLHIQRREIADQKENYTRFVVAARSPAAFDLRIACKTSLIFATRHEEGALLRCLQAFSANHLNLTKLESRPRPNTPWEYLFYVDFEGNVADAAVQKALQQLSAYTGFLKVLGSYPARTTRSVQPASPRPVPEAAVTPLVEILDDATDEAAAHPDVLKELHKKPYKLASRVTRARDSEFRIGPVTVGGATPVLIAGPCSVESREQVMACAKLIKELGGHLLRGGCFKPRTSPYAFQGMGYEGLALLEEAGRTHGLPIVTEVMHPADLQAVAERADVIQLGARNMQNFSLLKEVGRIDRPVILKRGMMASIDEWLAAAEYILAHGNQQVILCERGIRTFETATRNTLDLSAVPVVRELTHLPIIVDPSHACGTWRWVPSMTEAALAAGAQGVMVEIHPEPAKALSDGPQALDFEQFRKLMQRLHHRFPAP
- a CDS encoding Acyltransferase family protein, with the translated sequence MSFAAVATPHAGAPRLVQLDRLRIAACFGIVWFHLGPDCGRLIGYAGLPVFLLAFFALNVVSLSHAPPVGGFVRRRAQRLLVPWLFWVAMYAGVRVARALTHGHPAGDVLRSLNPLYGTEIHLWYLPFAFMGAAALALAPAAMWRFAGARRVALGFGLSGAALLMGLGLNPIALPDPLGQYCFALPSVLLGAAIGSAHLLGRRDAPGARVCLAVVALLALAACVPLIAAGMRGTWIPYALATPLVCAAIALPGRPDRFTSRLADFNLGIYVMHPLVHVLVGRFIDLSGHLGLRVVLYYALSAAVCVVLRRLGVRAVV